GGCACCATGCTGTTGCAAACGCTGGCCGATCAGGAAATGGGTGCGGGAAATGCGGCGGCAAAAACGCTGCCTTCCGCCCAAAACAGCCCGGCAACGCAATAGCACGCAATCGGCACACCAACCTGCCCAGTCACCCAAATTGCCTTTAAATGGAGCCTTAAATGTCCGACCTGACCAACATGATTGCCGCTGCCATTGAAGCGTTCAATACCATCGACGCAAAATACCAAATGGCCGATATCAATACCCAAGCCAAACTTTCAGACACACGCAGCCAGGCCGCCACGGCCCTGGTAAAACTGCGTGACAAGCAGCTGGAACAGGATACCAGCATCAATGAAGCGGATATTGCGGAAATGAATCAGCTGACAGCGCAGATCAAGGACGGTGCAGCCTTGCAAAAGGATTTTGCGGATTTTTTAGGGATATTGGCAAAATACGTTGCCGTTTAGGACATTCCCCTAACGCCAGCACTGCGGGGCTGGCGGGAGCCGCCCCGATAAACCCGACTGAAAACAAAAGCAGATTTGGCGTTACCAGCGCTTTAAATCTGCTTCATCGCTTTGTTTGGCGGTGACCCATTTTTCACCGCTATCGGTTTCTTCACGTTTCCAGAAAGGCGCGCGGCTTTTCAGGAAATCCATGATGAAGTCACAGGCTTCAAATGCGGCCCGGCGATGGGCGGAAAGCGTAATCACCAGCACAATCCGTTCCCCGGCCAGCAAACGGCCAAAACGGTGAATGATGCGCACATCATCCAGCGGCCAGCGTTCGGCGGCATCTGCGGCAATTTTTTCAAGCTGGCGTTCGGTCATGCCGGGATAATGTTCCAGCGTCATCGCGCTAACGGCTTCATCCCCGGCGATATCGCGCACCAACCCAACAAAACTGACTGCCGCACCAATATCGGTTCGGCCTTCGGTCAGGGCTGCAAGCTCGAAACCGGGGTCGAAATCGTTTTGTTGAACCGTAATACGCGCCATATGCGCCCCCTGAAATACAATCAGTCCAGATGCTTAAGCCCGGTGCGCAGATAGATATAGCCCGTCTGCACCGTCACAATACCGGCAATCCACAGCAACACATCGCCGATCAGGATGGACGGAATCATTTCAGGCGAGGCATCCCCCACCAGCAAAAAGCCGATTGCCAAAATCTGGGCGGTTGTTTTCCATTTCGCAAGGACCGTAACGGGCAGTGGTACCTTCAATTCGGCCAGATGTTCGCGCAGGCCCGACACCATGATTTCGCGGCACATGATGACCACGGCAGGCAACACCGCCAAACCGGAAATACGGCCAAACGCCACCATCATCATCAGGGCCGCCGCCACCAGAAGCTTGTCGGCAATCGGATCAAGGAAACGGCCAAGTGGTGAAACCACATTCATGCTGCGCGCAAGATAGCCATCAAAAAAGTCGGTCACACCCGCAAAGGCAAACAGGGCAAACCCGATCCAGTTGCCTGCCGGTCCGTTGATATAGAATGATATCACCAATGCCGGAATCACGATGATGCGCGACAAAGTCAGCAGATTTGGAATCTGGTTTTTCATTAACGGGCCTGTATACGGATATTTGGGGCGTTCAAATGGATGATAACCACCCATCAGCGGGGCCAGCCGACCCCGGGACGCCCAATTAGTAAAGGCTTGCGCCTGCAACCACAAGGGCCGTGTTCATTTGCCATAAAACGAAAACACGGCCCTTGCAGCGAACATTAAATTCAGTCGTTTTCCGTGGCCTGCGCAGCGGCAAGATCCGCCTTGCCACGCCCGATGCTAAGCACCTGGTATAGAATAATCGCCGCCAGGGTTGCGGTGCCAATACCACCAATGGCAAAGCCACCCACATTGACGGTGAAATTACCGGCCCCGAAAATCAGGGTGATGCCCACGGTAAACAGGTTACGCGGATCGGAAAAATCAACCCGG
The window above is part of the Thalassospira marina genome. Proteins encoded here:
- the pgsA gene encoding CDP-diacylglycerol--glycerol-3-phosphate 3-phosphatidyltransferase, translating into MKNQIPNLLTLSRIIVIPALVISFYINGPAGNWIGFALFAFAGVTDFFDGYLARSMNVVSPLGRFLDPIADKLLVAAALMMMVAFGRISGLAVLPAVVIMCREIMVSGLREHLAELKVPLPVTVLAKWKTTAQILAIGFLLVGDASPEMIPSILIGDVLLWIAGIVTVQTGYIYLRTGLKHLD
- a CDS encoding molybdenum cofactor biosynthesis protein MoaE, producing MARITVQQNDFDPGFELAALTEGRTDIGAAVSFVGLVRDIAGDEAVSAMTLEHYPGMTERQLEKIAADAAERWPLDDVRIIHRFGRLLAGERIVLVITLSAHRRAAFEACDFIMDFLKSRAPFWKREETDSGEKWVTAKQSDEADLKRW